The following proteins come from a genomic window of Musa acuminata AAA Group cultivar baxijiao chromosome BXJ1-7, Cavendish_Baxijiao_AAA, whole genome shotgun sequence:
- the LOC103990929 gene encoding serine/threonine-protein kinase 52 produces the protein MDLGSRKKEKGPEVKDLGDKPKLKGFRSFGSNDMFFRADKIDLKSLDIELEKQINKAWSKENGGAKGPKEEWEIDLSKLEIRYVIAQGTYGIVYRGTYDGQDIAVKVLDWGEDGAATDAEIASLRASFKQEVAVWHKLDHPNVTKFVGASMGTTDLKIPQKNSTSSGQTSLPTQACCVVVEYLPRGTLKQYLIKNRRKKLAYKVVVQLALDLSRGLSYLHSQKIVHRDVKTENMLLDANSNLKIADFGVARVEAQNPRDMTGATGTLGYMAPEVLNGKPYNRKCDVYSFGICLWEIYCCDMPYANLSFAEVSSSVVQKNLRPEIPRCCPSAMASIMRKCWDANPDKRPDMDEVVRHLEALNTSKGGGMIPEDKAHGCFCFTTKRGP, from the exons ATGGATTTGGGCagcagaaagaaagagaagggtCCTGAAGTGAAGGATTTGGGGGATAAACCAAAACTAAAGGGATTCAGAAGCTTTGGGAGTAACGATATGTTCTTCAGAGCAGACAAGATTGATTTGAAGAGCTTAGATATCGAGTTGGAGAAGCAAATAAACAAAGCATGGAGCAAAGAGAATGGTGGTGCCAAAGGGCCGAAGGAGGAATGGGAGATTGATCTATCTAAGCTGGAGATTCGCTATGTTATAGCTCAGGGGACATATGGTATTGTGTATAGAGGAACTTATGATGGGCAGGACATTGCAG TTAAAGTGTTGGACTGGGGAGAAGATGGTGCGGCCACAGATGCTGAAATTGCTTCTCTTCGGGCATCGTTTAAGCAGGAAGTTGCTGTTTGGCATAAACTTGACCATCCAAATGTTACAAAG TTTGTTGGGGCATCAATGGGAACTACCGATCTCAAGATTCCACAAAAGAATTCCACAAGCAGTGGACAAACTTCACTTCCAACTCAAGCATGTTGTGTTGTGGTTGAGTATCTTCCTAGGGGAACATTAAAGCAATATTTAATCAAAAACAGGCGAAAGAAGCTTGCATACAAGGTTGTTGTTCAGCTTGCATTGGATCTATCGAGAGG ATTAAGCTATCTACACTCGCAAAAGATTGTGCATCGGGATGTCAAGACTGAGAACATGTTACTGGATGCCAATTCGAATCTCAAAATTGCTGATTTTGGGGTTGCCCGTGTTGAGGCTCAGAATCCTAGGGATATGACTGGTGCCACGGGTACTCTTGGGTACATGGCTCCAGAG GTCCTTAATGGTAAACCTTACAATAGAAAATGCGATGTATACAGCTTTGGCATATGTTTATGGGAAATCTACTGTTGCGACATGCCATATGCTAATCTCAGCTTCGCAGAAGTCTCCTCTTCTGTTGTTCAAAAG AATCTACGACCAGAGATCCCACGGTGTTGCCCGAGTGCTATGGCAAGCATTATGAGGAAGTGTTGGGATGCCAATCCAGATAAAAGGCCCGATATGGACGAGGTCGTGCGGCATTTAGAAGCACTCAACACAAGCAAAGGTGGTGGGATGATACCTGAAGACAAGGCACATGGTTGTTTCTGCTTCACCACAAAACGCGGTCCATAG